A genome region from Flavobacterium sp. includes the following:
- a CDS encoding class I SAM-dependent methyltransferase codes for MTHTSQLRSYIFRHLDGLAVAPTAIALKNNGVLEFILNKKLVKLAELTTVFKTNEGYLNVGLRILASQGFLNYEVDNAKDEITISVNEKTEIAFSLFYLYQDVVDLLKFSIQFHPRLFDDAPFEKLNIIIEKYKKNYGISHSDDDLTNAIQDQILKHIEGYLAGPTIVRLAMNGMFHKYFMETSFRPEEFHKSPENFKKILDFFVFLGWFLEKNGNYQFTETGLFFAKRASAYGVTVSYLPTFAKIEELIFGNPAVLKKAVDDENEIHVDREMNVWGSGGAHDTYFKVVDEIIIKLFNLPIEEQPKGILDMGCGNGAFLQHIFEVIDRQTLRGRMLDDYPLFLVGADYNQAALKVTRANLIKADIWAKVIWGDIGRPDLLSNDLKENYNIDLKDLLNVRTFLDHNRIWSDPLHIKKDRVSQSTGAFAYKGKRINNNLVEDNLLEHLQKWSPYVRKFGLLLIELHTISPKLAADNLGKTPATAYDATHGFSDQYIVEIDVFNTIAAEAGLFPDKVIFKRFPDNDIATVSINLLKGN; via the coding sequence ATGACCCATACATCTCAACTTCGAAGTTATATTTTCAGGCATCTTGACGGTTTAGCAGTAGCCCCGACAGCTATAGCATTAAAAAATAATGGCGTTTTAGAATTTATCCTAAATAAAAAACTGGTAAAATTAGCTGAGCTAACCACCGTTTTTAAAACAAATGAAGGCTATCTGAATGTTGGTTTGAGAATTTTAGCCTCTCAGGGATTTTTAAATTATGAAGTTGACAATGCTAAAGATGAAATTACGATTTCTGTAAATGAAAAAACAGAAATCGCTTTCTCACTGTTTTATCTTTATCAGGATGTTGTGGATTTATTAAAATTTTCAATTCAGTTTCATCCAAGACTTTTTGATGATGCGCCGTTTGAAAAACTCAATATTATTATCGAAAAATATAAAAAGAATTACGGAATTTCGCATTCTGATGATGATTTGACGAATGCTATTCAGGATCAGATTTTAAAGCATATTGAAGGTTATCTGGCCGGGCCAACCATTGTTCGTTTAGCCATGAACGGCATGTTTCATAAGTATTTTATGGAAACTTCTTTCAGACCCGAAGAGTTTCATAAATCTCCCGAAAACTTTAAAAAAATATTAGATTTCTTCGTTTTTCTGGGCTGGTTTCTGGAAAAAAACGGCAATTATCAATTTACCGAAACGGGTTTGTTTTTTGCAAAAAGAGCCAGTGCTTATGGCGTTACGGTTTCTTATCTGCCTACTTTTGCCAAAATTGAAGAATTGATTTTTGGAAATCCTGCAGTTTTAAAAAAGGCTGTCGACGATGAAAACGAAATTCATGTTGATCGTGAAATGAATGTTTGGGGAAGCGGCGGTGCGCATGACACTTATTTTAAAGTAGTTGACGAAATTATCATCAAACTTTTTAATCTCCCAATTGAAGAACAGCCAAAAGGAATTCTGGATATGGGCTGCGGCAACGGGGCTTTTTTGCAGCATATTTTTGAAGTTATTGACAGACAGACTTTAAGAGGAAGAATGCTTGATGATTATCCGTTATTTTTAGTTGGAGCCGATTATAATCAGGCTGCTTTAAAAGTGACGCGAGCCAATTTAATTAAAGCCGATATTTGGGCGAAAGTTATTTGGGGAGATATCGGACGCCCTGATTTGCTTTCGAATGATTTAAAAGAAAATTACAATATTGACCTAAAAGATCTTCTCAATGTGAGGACTTTTCTGGATCATAACAGAATCTGGAGTGATCCTTTACATATTAAAAAAGACAGAGTCAGTCAGTCTACCGGAGCATTCGCGTATAAAGGAAAAAGAATCAACAATAATTTGGTAGAAGATAATCTTTTAGAACATTTACAAAAATGGTCTCCTTATGTTCGTAAATTTGGTTTGCTTTTGATAGAATTGCATACCATAAGTCCGAAACTCGCCGCAGATAATTTAGGAAAAACTCCTGCTACTGCTTATGATGCCACACATGGTTTTTCTGACCAGTATATTGTTGAAATTGATGTTTTTAATACTATTGCTGCAGAGGCAGGATTATTTCCCGATAAAGTCATTTTTAAACGATTCCCGGATAATGATATTGCTACAGTAAGTATTAATTTATTGAAAGGAAATTGA